One Aegilops tauschii subsp. strangulata cultivar AL8/78 chromosome 2, Aet v6.0, whole genome shotgun sequence genomic window, CCACCTTTGTCTTGAAAAAATGCACTTTCACCAGATTTTGACAAACTAACCATCTGCAAATCTACATCTACAGGTTGCGTAGGGACCCTAATCACGTGATGGATTTTTTCCTCTCTGAGATGGCAACAAGCGGTTCAATTGATGGGCAGCACAGGTTGGTGATCAAAGGAAGATTTGCTCCGAAATCCTTTGAGTCGATCCTCAGGAGATACATCAGTAAGTGTCCTTGTCCAATTTCATTGCTTTAATGTTTAAAGTGTGCCATTCCTAGAACAAATGGTTTCCTGAATTCGGTAGGCTGTTTGTGACCTTTTGCATTTTGTAAACCTTTCAGATGCGTATGTCATCTGCAATGGATGTAAGGGCCATGATACCACTATATCCAAGGAAAACCGTCTCTTCTTCCTTCGCTGCGAGCAGGTAAAATGTCATATCTAGGCGCACATAAGTATTTGGTTACAGCATGTTTCCTTCCACATGATTTGTTCAACCCATGTCAAACATTTTGCTACTTATCACCATATATAGTTCCTCCGTTCTTTATATTTGTTAAATGCAAATTCAACGTGCCATAACCCACCTATTGTTTCTGCAAATGATGACTTGCAACTTCATTGCTGATATTATTTGATAAATACTTTAGTTACTGAACATTATTACAATGACCGAGGCTTAAACAATGTTAATAGTTCGtcgcatgtactccctccgtcccaaaattcttgtcctagatttgtctaaatatggatgtatcaagtcacgttttagtattagatacatccgtatctagacaaatttaagacaaaaattttgggacggagggagtactactttcttttatttttctctaTCTACAACCGTGTTACATGGGAATCCTGTTATAGTTTCATGCATTCCTCTTTAATAATAAAACAACTGCTTGTGGAAATCTGGTTTCTTGGTGCATTAGCACCATTGTAGGCTAAAATGGTTGTGATCATTCTGTAAAATAAGTTTTCTTGTGTTACTACTATTGTATCCTTTTCCATCATCCAAAGAAACTTTTGGTTGCAACTCTGAATGTGCCCTGCcgtttttctttctttctgtaGTGTGGGTCTTCAAGGTCCGTCGATCGAATCAAGGCTGGATTTGTCGCACATGTTGGTCGTCGCAATGCCTGAACATTGGCCAAAACTCTAGATCGTCTACCCCGCTATACCCATGTGTAGACAtgtgttttcttttcctttttgcaTCGCAAATGAGTTTCAGATTAACAGGGCTGTGACGCGGCACATGATGGAATCATGACTAATTTTCTAGGTTTATTAAAAGATTGTACTATGTGACGTGAGCATGTCATGGGGACAAGTTATAGCACTATCTACCAATTCAAAATGACAGAGTTTTAGTCCCTTTAATGTTTCAAACTTTCCATTACCTTGATAAAACAAGACGCCAAAGAGTTGGTATGTATAGTACAGGCCGTGCAACAGACAGTGAGCGAAGTAGATAAAAAATTGTGCGCACTGGTTCCGGGTGCACTGAACTTAACTAGTCTTGCAGCCTAGCTAGAGCTTGAGGCCGGGCTTCAGTTCATGGAGGTGTGGCGCGGGTTTGATGTAGGCCAACACCGTGTCCGCTGGCTGTGAGGAGGGTGGTGGCCGGGGAGTCCAGCGTGAGCGCGTTTGTGTGGCATCCGTCAAAATTGGCGATGCAAGCCAGGCCGGAAGATCGGCTGGATCTCTCCAGCTTCCTCCGGTTGACAGTCTTGTGCCACAAAGAAACATGCCAACTTCTTTGTGGAGCAACTGATAATATGGGATGCAATTATCAGACCAAAACAGTCTTAAGTGGGCAATTTTGTTCCTCTGGTGTTTTATTTGGAAGATCTCTACATGCCACATAGGTAGTGTTTGAATTGTAACCGAAGTGTCTCTACATTTGTTTTTTGTAATGATCCAAAATTCCAGATTTATTTGGATGGTTGCCAACCGTTTGGCATGGCAACACACTTTAGCCATCTGATCAAAACTAGAGCCGACGGCCACGAAGGCGGTCGATGCGAATGAAAAGATCAGTCGGTTGACTTCAAGGGTTTGCCAAGAAATTaaccaccccaccccaccccacaaGAGGGCGCTACCCATTCCGAAAAATTTCACATGAGGAGAGAGTTGGATCCCCTATCAGATTGGCCATAAGTATGAAAGGAATTGTGGCGAATGTTTTGGCTCTAAAGATAAAAGCTCCGACGAGGAAGATCAAGTGTGGATCAGGCCAGCGTCGGGGACTATAAAATTAAAAGTCGATGCGAGCTATCACCAATATGCAAGGGCTGCAAGACTCAAATGGGGCGTTCATAGCTGCATCGTGTTTGTTTAAGGAGTTTGCCATTTGATGGCACATCAATGGAGGCGGTGGCATTGCTGGAAGGTCTGCGAATTGCCGATTCATTGGAGATCCTCTCAGTGGTTGTGGAATGTGATCCTATGAAGAtagttcaagccatccttgaccCCGGAGGCGCCAGGTAGTGCTTGTCGTCGGCAGGTGATGCCGCCGACGGATGCTTCGCACGACTCATGCGGGGTCGTCAAATCAGGCCTACTGCCGGTAGGTGCTGCATGGTGGCTCTGGCGGAGGTGTCATGTTTAGCCTGTCGCTGCTGGATCGAAGATGCTGCGACGGCAACGGGAAGCGAGGCGGTATGAGACGTTTTTGTCTTCTGGCATCTTCTTCAAAGGTATCCAGCTATCAAGACGTCGGTAGCCAGACAAGTGGTGATGGTAGAGGCGGCTTCAATGATGAGTTTGTGCTCTCGAATGGAAACACAAGATCTCTGATTAGGTTATATCGACGCGCGTCTGCGTCGTGTTCTTGATGAAGGTGGTGGTTTGAAGCTTGGCTTTGGGGACGAGAATCCCGAGATCAACCTTGTGGCGGACTCGTCATCATCGGCACACATGCGGCaattccttcttgaaggcatcgcctAGAAGTTGTGTATTTTTGAGATTGCCTTTTATCATAGGGTTAGTGGTTGTCCAGGTCAATGTTGTTCGGCCGCTAAATTTTGTTCTCTTAATAATATATCGTTGTGTGCATCACTCGATGCAGAGACAGGGATTATCATCCTTTTCGAAAAAATCATTGACCCCGCAGACTATCGAGCATCATGAGCCGTGGTGACTGATGACTGCCGGGAGATTATGAGCTCTTTCAGCAGGGCG contains:
- the LOC109771852 gene encoding eukaryotic translation initiation factor 2 subunit beta-like, translating into MGDGQDILDHQTVEEEEGIVIGVGTDSDYQELLDRVFNILVGNNPDLAVNRGKMVMCPSRILREGTRKTVFVNFMESCKTLRRDPNHVMDFFLSEMATSGSIDGQHRLVIKGRFAPKSFESILRRYINAYVICNGCKGHDTTISKENRLFFLRCEQCGSSRSVDRIKAGFVAHVGRRNA